From Anaerolineae bacterium, one genomic window encodes:
- a CDS encoding TIGR01777 family oxidoreductase, which translates to MKAVVTGGTGLIGRALVAQLTADGWDVVVLTRNPARATGLPARAQAVYWDGQTAREWGKLMDGATAVVNLAGENISAGRWTHEQKRRIRESRLAAGRAIVEAIQQATVKPQVLIQSSAVGFYGNRGAEELDERSAPGRGFLPDLCQEWERSTEAVEALGIRRAVIRTGIVLSLAGGALPRLLLPFRFFVGGPLGDGRQWFPWIHLADEIRAIRYLMDNPNGTGVFNLTAPQPVTNAELSRVVGRVLRRPSLIPVPALALRLAFGEMATILLDSQRVFPRRLLELGFTFRFPDITSALHDLLR; encoded by the coding sequence ATGAAGGCAGTGGTCACCGGTGGAACGGGATTGATTGGACGGGCCTTAGTGGCCCAGTTAACAGCCGATGGCTGGGATGTGGTGGTGCTCACTCGCAATCCAGCGCGAGCGACCGGGCTTCCCGCCAGGGCCCAAGCCGTGTATTGGGATGGGCAAACGGCCCGCGAGTGGGGGAAGCTGATGGATGGTGCCACAGCAGTGGTCAACCTGGCCGGGGAGAACATCTCAGCGGGGCGATGGACTCACGAACAGAAGCGGCGCATCCGCGAAAGCCGATTGGCCGCAGGACGTGCCATCGTTGAGGCCATCCAACAGGCAACGGTGAAGCCTCAGGTCCTGATCCAATCATCGGCAGTAGGGTTCTATGGCAATCGTGGTGCTGAAGAGCTGGACGAGCGTTCAGCTCCAGGCCGCGGTTTCCTCCCCGACCTGTGCCAGGAGTGGGAGCGCTCTACTGAGGCCGTGGAGGCCTTGGGGATCCGACGCGCGGTAATTCGAACGGGGATAGTCCTGAGCCTAGCTGGCGGGGCGCTGCCACGTCTCCTCCTGCCCTTTAGATTCTTCGTGGGCGGTCCCTTGGGGGACGGACGTCAGTGGTTCCCTTGGATTCACCTCGCCGATGAGATTCGCGCGATTCGCTACCTGATGGACAACCCTAACGGAACAGGGGTCTTCAACCTTACGGCGCCACAGCCGGTGACCAACGCGGAGTTGAGCCGTGTCGTGGGGCGGGTATTGCGGCGTCCATCCTTGATCCCGGTACCTGCGTTAGCTCTTCGACTGGCTTTTGGCGAGATGGCGACCATTTTGTTGGACAGTCAGCGGGTGTTCCCGCGGCGACTGCTGGAACTAGGCTTCACATTCCGGTTTCCGGACATCACATCCGCGCTACACGATCTACTACGATAA
- a CDS encoding heavy metal translocating P-type ATPase, producing the protein MSNMESPINIDDREAVQHLNSQISLHVTGIDCAECAQKLAKAVGQMEGAEQCRVHFSTARMTLEVNPQQISLDAIESRVRSLDYGISFSPTGQPQLVKNQGLHQWARFATRLRQDMLTWIAGGLIALAFAVSLAGAPSLYSQAFYGLAIVIGGYPIARKGVGTLRINRTLDMNFLMTIAVLGAAAIGELAEGAWVVFLFSLGEALEGYTLDRARQSIRSLMSLAPAEATVLRPCLDCTGHRGWALPNGDIYTGGPCPWCGDSEHRVPVESLAVGDRILVKAGERIPMDGRVTKGHSAVDQAPITGESVPVDKGPGDEVFAGTINGSGVLEIEVTRLAADNTLSRIIRMVEEAQEQRAPIQRWIDTFARYYTPAVIVAAILVATIPPLLFGQPFLDSPGGTRGWLYRALALLVIACPCALVISTPVSIVSAISAAARNGVLIKGGAYLEAIGQVAALAFDKTGTLTEGRPVLQHIYSIGGNGHCTAAEACPNCAEVLALAAAVERRSEHPLAQAVVEGARTRGVEEMYAAAEEVFTLTGRGIRGWVNGGLVTVGSHRYFDAEYPHDPEFCQLVSQSEQAGQTTMLVYDGQRVRGYLSVADQARVSSRLAISQLKEAGIRRVVMLTGDNFSTAQAIARGLGIDEVHANLLPEDKVAAVKSLTARYQKVAMVGDGVNDAPALAAATVGIAMGGAGTAQALETADIVLMADDLGKLPWIVRLSQATRTVILQNVAFSLGVKALFLMLALPGLATLWMAVFADVGTSLFVILNGMRLLRRRA; encoded by the coding sequence ATGTCTAACATGGAATCACCGATAAACATAGACGATCGAGAGGCCGTCCAGCATCTCAACAGCCAGATCAGCCTGCACGTCACTGGCATAGACTGTGCCGAATGCGCGCAGAAGCTGGCAAAGGCCGTCGGTCAGATGGAAGGGGCTGAGCAGTGCCGGGTTCACTTTAGCACTGCGCGGATGACATTGGAAGTAAACCCGCAGCAGATCAGTTTGGATGCCATTGAGTCGCGCGTCCGCAGCCTAGACTATGGCATAAGCTTTTCCCCTACAGGGCAGCCTCAGCTCGTTAAGAACCAGGGCCTACATCAGTGGGCGCGCTTTGCAACGCGCCTTCGGCAGGATATGCTCACATGGATAGCCGGCGGCCTGATCGCTTTAGCGTTCGCCGTGAGCCTGGCCGGCGCGCCATCGCTTTACTCGCAGGCGTTCTATGGGCTGGCCATCGTCATCGGTGGGTATCCTATTGCCCGTAAGGGGGTTGGCACCCTGCGCATCAACCGCACGCTGGACATGAATTTCTTGATGACCATCGCCGTGCTGGGCGCGGCGGCAATTGGCGAGCTGGCCGAAGGCGCCTGGGTAGTGTTCCTCTTCAGCCTAGGGGAGGCATTGGAAGGGTACACCTTAGACCGGGCACGGCAGAGCATCCGCAGCCTGATGTCGCTGGCGCCGGCCGAGGCTACTGTGTTGCGTCCCTGCCTGGACTGCACAGGGCATCGAGGATGGGCACTGCCTAACGGCGATATCTATACTGGCGGTCCCTGTCCCTGGTGTGGCGACTCAGAGCATCGGGTGCCGGTGGAGTCGCTGGCCGTGGGGGATCGCATCTTGGTCAAGGCGGGCGAGCGCATCCCAATGGATGGCCGAGTCACCAAAGGCCATTCCGCTGTGGATCAAGCTCCCATCACCGGAGAGAGTGTGCCGGTGGACAAGGGGCCGGGCGATGAAGTGTTCGCCGGCACAATCAATGGAAGCGGCGTCCTAGAGATCGAGGTAACGCGGCTGGCGGCGGACAACACGTTGAGCCGAATCATCCGCATGGTCGAGGAGGCACAAGAACAAAGGGCTCCCATCCAGCGCTGGATTGACACCTTCGCTCGCTACTATACCCCCGCTGTTATCGTTGCCGCAATCCTAGTGGCCACGATACCCCCACTGCTGTTTGGCCAGCCGTTTCTGGATTCGCCGGGAGGTACGCGCGGCTGGCTGTATCGAGCGCTAGCCTTGCTAGTCATCGCCTGTCCGTGCGCATTAGTGATCTCGACGCCGGTGAGCATCGTCAGCGCCATCAGCGCGGCCGCCCGCAATGGGGTTTTGATCAAAGGAGGGGCATATCTGGAAGCGATCGGCCAGGTAGCTGCCCTGGCCTTTGACAAAACGGGTACGCTGACCGAGGGCCGCCCGGTCTTGCAGCACATCTACTCGATCGGCGGCAACGGCCATTGCACGGCGGCCGAGGCATGTCCTAATTGTGCCGAGGTGTTGGCACTTGCAGCAGCGGTGGAACGCCGATCGGAGCATCCGCTAGCTCAAGCTGTGGTTGAGGGAGCACGCACACGGGGTGTGGAGGAAATGTATGCGGCAGCTGAGGAGGTCTTCACTTTAACGGGCCGTGGGATTCGCGGCTGGGTCAACGGCGGGCTCGTTACTGTGGGCAGCCACCGCTACTTTGATGCAGAATACCCACACGACCCAGAGTTCTGCCAGCTGGTGAGCCAATCGGAGCAGGCGGGTCAGACGACGATGCTGGTATATGATGGTCAACGGGTGCGAGGATATCTTTCAGTGGCGGACCAGGCGCGCGTGAGCAGCCGGTTAGCCATAAGCCAACTGAAAGAGGCGGGCATTCGCCGCGTCGTCATGCTTACCGGCGATAACTTTTCCACTGCGCAAGCGATCGCTCGCGGGTTGGGCATTGATGAGGTGCACGCCAACCTGCTCCCTGAAGATAAAGTGGCTGCGGTAAAGAGCCTGACAGCCCGCTACCAAAAGGTAGCCATGGTGGGCGACGGCGTGAACGACGCGCCTGCGTTGGCCGCAGCGACGGTAGGCATCGCTATGGGTGGCGCAGGCACAGCTCAGGCGCTGGAGACCGCTGATATCGTCCTAATGGCAGACGACCTAGGTAAGCTACCGTGGATTGTGCGGCTCAGCCAGGCCACGCGGACTGTAATCCTCCAGAACGTTGCGTTCAGCCTGGGGGTCAAGGCGCTCTTTCTCATGCTGGCGCTACCCGGACTGGCGACGTTATGGATGGCGGTTTTCGCCGATGTGGGGACATCGCTGTTCGTGATCCTGAACGGCATGAGGCTCCTGCGTCGGCGGGCATAG